A single window of Dromaius novaehollandiae isolate bDroNov1 chromosome 33, bDroNov1.hap1, whole genome shotgun sequence DNA harbors:
- the LOC135323996 gene encoding uncharacterized protein LOC135323996 isoform X1 — protein MGVKLEVFRMLLYLSFPVTMFWVSNQAGYFEEHVVRRKREIFPPEDPERGDAGVQAAAAEDAGGEAAAGEPRLRAGTRGRVLMPPRRPDAIAGATWMRPGAITAT, from the exons ATGGGGGTGAAGCTGGAGGTGTTTCGG ATGCTGCTCTACCTCTCCTTCCCCGTCACCATGTTCTGGGTGTCCAACCAGGCCGGCTACTTCGAGGAGCACGTGGTGCGCAGGAAG CGGGAGATTTTCCCACCGGAGGACCCCGAGCGG GGAGATGCGGGAGTTCAAGCGGCGGCTGCAGAAGATGCAGGAGGAGAAGCTGCCGCGGGCGAGCCGCGACTGAgggcggggacgcggggacgggtCCTGATGCCACCACGGCGACCTGACGCCATCGCCGGGGCCACGTGGATGCGTCCTGGTGCCATCACGGCGACCTGA
- the LOC135323996 gene encoding protein PET100 homolog, mitochondrial isoform X2, producing the protein MGVKLEVFRMLLYLSFPVTMFWVSNQAGYFEEHVVRRKREIFPPEDPERRREMREFKRRLQKMQEEKLPRASRD; encoded by the exons ATGGGGGTGAAGCTGGAGGTGTTTCGG ATGCTGCTCTACCTCTCCTTCCCCGTCACCATGTTCTGGGTGTCCAACCAGGCCGGCTACTTCGAGGAGCACGTGGTGCGCAGGAAG CGGGAGATTTTCCCACCGGAGGACCCCGAGCGG CGCAGGGAGATGCGGGAGTTCAAGCGGCGGCTGCAGAAGATGCAGGAGGAGAAGCTGCCGCGGGCGAGCCGCGACTGA
- the PCP2 gene encoding Purkinje cell protein 2 homolog — MATLPGGDEAKKEPAPGSDPASEAESPEPPEQAGFFELLSSVQGSRMEQQRCSLPPAPGDGGAGVEALLELLAHTQARRMDDQRLPVAQMPGFPPPKK, encoded by the exons ATGGCGACGCTCCCGGGCGGTGACGAGGCCAAGAAggagccggcgccgggctccGACCCGGCCAGCGag GCCGAGTCGCCGGAGCCGCCGGAGCAGGCCGGCTTCTTCGAGCTGCTGAGCTCGGTGCAGGGCAGCCGCATGGAGCAGCAGCGCTGCAGCctcccgccggcgcccggcgaCG GCGGCGCGGGGGTGGAggcgctgctggagctgctggcgcACACGCAGGCGCGGCGCATGGACGATCAGCGGCTGCCCGTGGCGCAGATGCCCGGCTTCCCCCCGCCCAAG AAGTGA